One part of the Bacillus rossius redtenbacheri isolate Brsri chromosome 18, Brsri_v3, whole genome shotgun sequence genome encodes these proteins:
- the LOC134541264 gene encoding uncharacterized protein LOC134541264: MDGPVSRALGVNGPLQQCLLFLLKLAWSSRFRLPVLITVGFMILDIRMQLEINVDIAVRQEHVRDHEEDEDSDDSASASEEESTEVENYTP; encoded by the coding sequence ATGGACGGCCCGGTGTCCCGGGCGCTGGGCGTGAACGGGCCGCTGCAGCAGTGCCTGCTGTTCCTGCTGAAGCTGGCCTGGAGCTCGCGGTTCCGCCTGCCCGTGCTCATCACCGTCGGCTTCATGATCCTCGACATCCGCATGCAGCTGGAGATCAACGTGGACATAGCCGTGCGCCAGGAACACGTCCGGGACCACGAGGAAGACGAGGACAGCGACGACTCCGCCAGCGCGTCCGAGGAGGAGTCCACCGAGGTAGAGAACTACACGCCGTGA
- the LOC134541266 gene encoding L-xylulose reductase-like isoform X1 produces MEISFASKRVLVTGAGQGIGRDLVKKLLACGAEVVAVSRTAKHLDSLSDEERGRPLRTICADLSDWEAAQAAARDAGPVDCLVNNAAVALLDPLLDVKPQDVDATFNCNVKSVIAVSQVVARGMIERKRGGSIVNVSSQASQAALADHTVYCASKGAVDMVSKVMALELGPHDIRVNAVNPTVVMTAMGRVGWSKPEKAEPMLAKIPLHRFAGEPRLTSRGVVVERCTQKQRYAYRGMVCLIWFMSVPKCFFTTIVVIFIIIYWIFFV; encoded by the exons ATGGAGATCAGCTTCGCCTCGAAGCGTGTGCTGGTGACGGGCGCAGGCCAAG GTATCGGCCGGGACCTGGTGAAGAAGCTGCTGGCGTGCGGGGCGGAGGTGGTGGCCGTGTCTCGCACCGCGAAGCACCTGGACTCCCTGAGCGACGAGGAGCGCGGCCGGCCGCTGCGGACGATATGCGCGGACCTGTCCGACTGGGAGGCCGCGCAGGCGGCCGCGCGCGACGCGGGGCCCGTGGACTGCCTCGTCAACAACGCGGCCGTCGCCCTGCTGGACCCGCTGCTGGACGTCAAGCCCCAGGACGTTGACGC GACGTTCAACTGCAACGTGAAGTCGGTGATCGCGGTGAGCCAGGTGGTGGCGCGCGGCATGATCGAGCGCAAGCGCGGGGGCTCCATCGTCAACGTCTCGTCCCAGGCGTCCCAG GCGGCGCTGGCGGACCACACGGTGTACTGCGCCTCCAAGGGCGCGGTCGACATGGTGAGCAAGGTGATGGCGCTGGAGCTGGGCCCCCACGACATCCGCGTCAACGCCGTCAACCCCACGGTGGTGATGACCGCCATGGGCCGCGTCGGCTGGTCCAAGCCCGAGAAGGCAGAGCCCATGCTGGCCAAGATACCCCTGCACCGCTTCGCAGGTGAGCCCCGTCTGACTAGCCGTGGAGTAGTGGTAGAGCGATGCACGCAGAAACAAAGGTATGCTTATCGGGGGATGGTGTGTCTTATCTGGTTCATGAGTGTCCCCAAATGTTTCTTCACTACCATTGTGGTAATTTTCATCATAATATACTGGatattttttgtgtaa
- the LOC134541266 gene encoding L-xylulose reductase-like isoform X2, with amino-acid sequence MEISFASKRVLVTGAGQGIGRDLVKKLLACGAEVVAVSRTAKHLDSLSDEERGRPLRTICADLSDWEAAQAAARDAGPVDCLVNNAAVALLDPLLDVKPQDVDATFNCNVKSVIAVSQVVARGMIERKRGGSIVNVSSQASQAALADHTVYCASKGAVDMVSKVMALELGPHDIRVNAVNPTVVMTAMGRVGWSKPEKAEPMLAKIPLHRFAEVDEVVNAILFLLSDKASMISGVTLPVDGGFLAC; translated from the exons ATGGAGATCAGCTTCGCCTCGAAGCGTGTGCTGGTGACGGGCGCAGGCCAAG GTATCGGCCGGGACCTGGTGAAGAAGCTGCTGGCGTGCGGGGCGGAGGTGGTGGCCGTGTCTCGCACCGCGAAGCACCTGGACTCCCTGAGCGACGAGGAGCGCGGCCGGCCGCTGCGGACGATATGCGCGGACCTGTCCGACTGGGAGGCCGCGCAGGCGGCCGCGCGCGACGCGGGGCCCGTGGACTGCCTCGTCAACAACGCGGCCGTCGCCCTGCTGGACCCGCTGCTGGACGTCAAGCCCCAGGACGTTGACGC GACGTTCAACTGCAACGTGAAGTCGGTGATCGCGGTGAGCCAGGTGGTGGCGCGCGGCATGATCGAGCGCAAGCGCGGGGGCTCCATCGTCAACGTCTCGTCCCAGGCGTCCCAG GCGGCGCTGGCGGACCACACGGTGTACTGCGCCTCCAAGGGCGCGGTCGACATGGTGAGCAAGGTGATGGCGCTGGAGCTGGGCCCCCACGACATCCGCGTCAACGCCGTCAACCCCACGGTGGTGATGACCGCCATGGGCCGCGTCGGCTGGTCCAAGCCCGAGAAGGCAGAGCCCATGCTGGCCAAGATACCCCTGCACCGCTTCGCAG AGGTGGACGAGGTGGTGAACGCCATCTTGTTCCTGCTGAGCGACAAGGCGTCCATGATCTCCGGAGTCACCCTGCCGGTGGACGGGGGCTTCCTCGCCTGCTAG